Proteins from one Stenotrophomonas aracearum genomic window:
- a CDS encoding GNAT family N-acetyltransferase translates to MPDRAPQLHGPGFVLRPWRSDDLDALLRHANDEAVSRGLRDRFPFPYTREDGEAFLGGRVLSPGTLNLAIEIDGAACGSIGAQPGVAERAHTAELGYWLGQAYWGQGWMSRVVALFAPWVMDELRLFRLQAEVLDFNEGSARVLLANGFSEEGCARAAVYKRGQLHDLRRFALVRDHLS, encoded by the coding sequence ATGCCTGACCGCGCGCCGCAGCTGCACGGTCCCGGCTTCGTCCTGCGCCCCTGGCGCAGCGACGATCTGGACGCGTTGCTGCGGCACGCCAACGACGAAGCGGTCTCGCGCGGGCTGCGCGACCGTTTCCCGTTCCCGTATACCCGCGAAGACGGTGAGGCGTTCCTTGGCGGCCGGGTCCTCAGCCCGGGTACCCTCAACCTGGCTATCGAGATCGACGGCGCCGCTTGCGGCAGCATCGGCGCCCAACCGGGCGTGGCCGAACGGGCGCACACCGCCGAGCTCGGCTACTGGCTGGGCCAGGCGTATTGGGGGCAGGGCTGGATGAGCCGCGTGGTGGCCCTGTTCGCGCCGTGGGTGATGGATGAGCTGCGCCTGTTCAGGCTGCAGGCCGAAGTGCTGGATTTCAACGAAGGCTCGGCCCGGGTGCTGCTGGCCAACGGGTTCAGCGAAGAGGGCTGCGCCCGTGCTGCGGTCTACAAGCGGGGCCAGCTCCATGACCTGCGGCGGTTTGCCTTGGTGCGTGACCACCTTTCCTGA
- a CDS encoding alanine/glycine:cation symporter family protein, whose product MTLEKTVAQLLGIVWSPALVGLCLLVGLYFSVRTRFIQLRGLPEMLKLMFQGRSSAAGVSSFQALSLSLSSRVGVGNIAGVAMAIAYGGPGAIFWMWIVAFLGASSAFVESTLAQIYKQRDSKGMYRGGPAYYIEKGLGKRWYAVLFAISTVIGCGMLLPGTQSNAIVSALDEAWAVPGWITAAGIGTVVAMVIFGGVRRIAQVAQVIVPFMAVGYLLVAAVVMALNLDAVPEMFAIILRSAFGQDAAFGAMIGTAIQWGVRRGVMSNEAGMGSGAHPAAAAEVSHPVKQGLVQACSVYIDTIVVCSATAFLILSTGAYNVYDPSLPSQLMVANVPGLEAGPRFVQQAVESALPGFGRSFIALAIIPFAFTTILALYYTAETNVVYMVRNRHSPVVMALFRCGFIGAMLYSALNTAEVAWSLGDIGVGLMTWLNVIALLLLQKPAFAALRDYEASRGKGQDPVFRPDPHTVPSCTVWVGAR is encoded by the coding sequence ATGACCCTTGAAAAGACCGTCGCCCAGCTGCTGGGCATCGTCTGGAGTCCCGCGCTGGTCGGCCTGTGCCTGCTGGTCGGGCTGTACTTCAGCGTGCGCACCCGCTTCATCCAGCTGCGCGGCCTGCCGGAGATGCTCAAGCTCATGTTCCAGGGCCGCAGCTCGGCAGCGGGGGTGTCCTCGTTCCAGGCGTTGAGTCTGTCGCTGTCCAGCCGCGTCGGCGTCGGCAACATCGCCGGCGTGGCCATGGCAATCGCCTATGGTGGCCCCGGCGCGATCTTCTGGATGTGGATCGTGGCGTTCCTCGGCGCTTCCAGTGCGTTCGTGGAGTCCACCCTCGCGCAGATCTACAAGCAGCGCGACAGCAAGGGCATGTACCGCGGCGGGCCGGCGTACTACATCGAAAAAGGCCTGGGCAAACGCTGGTATGCGGTGCTGTTCGCGATCAGCACGGTGATCGGCTGCGGCATGCTGCTGCCGGGTACGCAGTCCAACGCCATCGTCAGCGCGCTGGACGAAGCCTGGGCAGTGCCGGGCTGGATCACCGCAGCCGGCATCGGCACCGTGGTGGCCATGGTGATCTTCGGCGGCGTGCGCCGTATCGCCCAGGTCGCGCAGGTGATCGTGCCGTTCATGGCGGTGGGCTACCTGCTGGTGGCGGCCGTGGTGATGGCACTGAACCTGGACGCGGTGCCGGAGATGTTCGCCATCATCCTGCGCAGCGCGTTCGGCCAGGACGCCGCGTTCGGTGCCATGATCGGCACCGCCATCCAGTGGGGCGTGCGCCGTGGCGTGATGAGCAACGAGGCCGGCATGGGAAGCGGTGCGCATCCGGCCGCCGCCGCCGAAGTCTCGCACCCGGTCAAGCAGGGCCTGGTGCAGGCGTGTTCGGTGTACATCGACACCATTGTGGTATGCAGCGCAACCGCGTTCCTGATCCTGTCCACCGGCGCGTACAACGTGTACGACCCGTCGCTGCCGTCGCAGTTGATGGTCGCCAACGTACCCGGGCTGGAAGCAGGGCCTCGCTTCGTGCAGCAGGCGGTGGAATCGGCGTTGCCCGGCTTCGGGCGCTCGTTCATCGCGCTGGCGATCATCCCGTTCGCCTTCACCACCATTCTCGCGCTGTACTACACCGCCGAAACCAACGTGGTGTACATGGTGCGCAACCGGCACTCGCCGGTGGTGATGGCGCTGTTCCGCTGCGGCTTCATCGGCGCCATGCTGTATTCGGCGTTGAACACCGCCGAGGTGGCGTGGTCGCTGGGCGACATCGGCGTCGGCCTGATGACCTGGCTCAACGTGATCGCCTTGCTGCTGTTGCAGAAGCCGGCATTCGCGGCGTTGCGCGACTACGAGGCCTCGCGCGGCAAGGGTCAGGACCCGGTGTTCCGTCCCGACCCGCACACCGTCCCAAGCTGCACGGTATGGGTAGGCGCCCGGTAG
- a CDS encoding alanine/glycine:cation symporter family protein, whose protein sequence is MESVVEFVNGIIWSKALIFLCLAAGLFFSVRTRFMQLRGFFEMCRLTVQGEKSEAGVSSFQALAMSMAGRMGIGNIAGVATAIAFGGPGAIFWMWVMGFLGASTSYVECTLAQIYKTKDAEGRYRGGPAYYIEKAMGLKWYALAFAMATIVAAGFLMPGVQANAIADSFINACRGTALCGPLDGQVMGLETVQALKLGIGVVVAVLLGVVIFGGVKRIANFAEVVVPFMAAAFILMALTIMIINYDRVPDMFRTVFSSAFGAHAAFGAMMGLAVEWGVKRGIYANEAGQGTGPHAAAASEVSHPAKQGYVQAFAIYFDTMMVCTATAFLILAAGTYNVYSPVPGGEPVFAGLAGVAEGAGYAQAAVETVLPGWGSAFVAIAIFFFAFTTIMAYYYMAETNLSYINHNRKRPLTVLVLRLGILGMVIFGAFHNAKLAWALGDIGVGLMAWLNIIAILIVQKPALLALRDYERQKKLGIDPIFDPDALGIKNADFWRQRKLEPSRSE, encoded by the coding sequence GTGGAATCAGTGGTTGAGTTCGTCAATGGCATCATCTGGAGCAAGGCGCTGATTTTCCTGTGCCTGGCTGCGGGCCTGTTCTTCAGCGTGCGCACGCGCTTCATGCAGCTGCGCGGCTTCTTTGAAATGTGCCGGCTCACCGTGCAGGGCGAGAAGTCCGAAGCCGGTGTGTCGTCCTTCCAGGCCCTGGCCATGTCCATGGCTGGCCGCATGGGCATCGGCAACATCGCCGGCGTGGCCACCGCCATCGCCTTCGGCGGTCCCGGCGCCATCTTCTGGATGTGGGTGATGGGCTTCCTCGGCGCGTCGACCTCCTACGTCGAATGCACCCTGGCGCAGATCTACAAGACCAAGGATGCCGAAGGCCGCTACCGTGGCGGCCCCGCGTACTACATCGAAAAGGCCATGGGGCTGAAGTGGTACGCGCTGGCCTTCGCCATGGCCACGATTGTTGCGGCCGGCTTCCTGATGCCCGGCGTGCAGGCCAATGCCATCGCCGACAGCTTCATCAACGCCTGTCGCGGCACCGCCCTGTGCGGCCCGCTCGATGGCCAGGTCATGGGCCTGGAAACCGTGCAGGCGCTCAAGCTCGGCATCGGCGTCGTGGTTGCCGTGCTGCTGGGCGTGGTGATCTTCGGCGGCGTCAAGCGCATCGCCAACTTCGCTGAAGTGGTCGTGCCGTTCATGGCGGCCGCCTTCATCCTGATGGCGCTCACCATCATGATCATCAACTACGACCGCGTGCCGGACATGTTCCGCACCGTGTTCAGCAGTGCCTTCGGCGCGCACGCTGCATTTGGCGCGATGATGGGTTTGGCGGTGGAGTGGGGCGTCAAGCGCGGCATCTACGCCAACGAAGCCGGCCAGGGCACCGGCCCGCACGCCGCGGCTGCCTCGGAAGTCTCGCACCCGGCCAAGCAGGGTTACGTGCAGGCCTTCGCCATCTACTTCGACACCATGATGGTGTGCACCGCCACCGCGTTCCTGATCCTCGCCGCCGGCACCTACAACGTGTACTCGCCGGTGCCGGGTGGTGAACCCGTGTTTGCCGGCCTGGCCGGCGTCGCCGAAGGCGCAGGCTACGCGCAGGCCGCCGTGGAAACCGTGCTGCCGGGCTGGGGTTCGGCCTTCGTGGCGATCGCCATCTTCTTCTTCGCGTTCACCACCATCATGGCCTACTACTACATGGCCGAAACCAACCTCAGCTACATCAACCACAACCGCAAGCGTCCGCTGACCGTGCTGGTGCTGCGCCTGGGCATCCTGGGCATGGTGATCTTCGGCGCTTTCCACAACGCCAAGCTGGCCTGGGCACTGGGCGACATCGGCGTGGGCCTGATGGCGTGGTTGAACATCATCGCCATCCTGATCGTGCAGAAGCCTGCCTTGCTGGCTCTGCGCGATTACGAACGCCAGAAGAAGCTCGGCATCGACCCGATCTTCGACCCCGATGCGCTGGGCATCAAGAACGCCGATTTCTGGCGTCAACGCAAGCTGGAGCCGTCCCGTAGTGAATGA
- a CDS encoding efflux RND transporter periplasmic adaptor subunit: protein MSGRTIARIVAGLGLVILAGCGGGKGENARRQAEVVPVTTQVVQTSAWSDTLQALGTAKARESVTVTAKVSEIIEAVHFDSGQQVSAGTPLVTLRGQAQEAALVQAQATFAEADQLYKRQRELAAQQLVASATLDTQRAIRDAAEARVREMQSDIGDRRVRAPFAGVLGIRQVSEGSLVTPTTVIATLDDIERMHVDFQVPEAELASLAKGDKVSATSVAYPGRTFEGEVATIDTRVDPGTRAVTVRADFINSDHALRPGMLLDVRMYRPERQALVIPEIAVVQVGRDSFVYRVKPDHTVERVDVVSGARRSGVVEIREGLKAGERIVVDGTGKLRPGLKVEDSAAPAPGNAPAAAPADAPASAPAEKATDPAPAGTVRSPVSATAAPAAATGSAG from the coding sequence ATGTCGGGACGCACCATCGCGCGCATCGTAGCTGGCCTCGGCCTGGTCATCCTGGCCGGGTGTGGCGGCGGCAAAGGCGAGAACGCCCGCCGGCAGGCCGAAGTCGTCCCGGTCACCACCCAGGTCGTCCAGACCTCCGCCTGGAGCGACACCCTGCAGGCGCTCGGCACCGCCAAGGCCCGCGAATCGGTGACCGTCACCGCCAAGGTCAGCGAAATCATCGAAGCCGTCCACTTCGACAGCGGCCAGCAGGTCTCCGCCGGCACCCCCCTGGTCACCCTGCGCGGCCAGGCCCAGGAAGCCGCACTGGTCCAGGCCCAAGCCACCTTTGCCGAAGCCGACCAGCTCTACAAGCGCCAGCGCGAGCTCGCCGCCCAGCAGCTCGTCGCCAGCGCCACCCTCGACACCCAGCGCGCCATCCGCGACGCCGCCGAAGCCCGCGTCCGCGAAATGCAGTCCGACATCGGCGACCGCCGCGTCCGTGCCCCCTTCGCCGGCGTGCTCGGCATCCGCCAGGTCAGCGAAGGCTCACTGGTCACCCCCACCACCGTCATCGCCACCCTCGACGACATCGAACGCATGCATGTCGACTTCCAGGTCCCCGAAGCCGAACTCGCTTCGCTGGCCAAGGGCGACAAAGTCAGCGCCACCAGCGTCGCCTACCCGGGCCGCACCTTCGAAGGCGAAGTGGCCACCATCGACACCCGCGTCGACCCCGGCACCCGCGCCGTCACCGTCCGCGCCGACTTCATCAACAGCGACCACGCCCTGCGCCCCGGCATGCTGCTCGACGTGCGCATGTACCGCCCCGAACGCCAAGCCCTGGTCATTCCCGAAATCGCCGTCGTCCAGGTCGGCCGCGACTCCTTCGTCTACCGCGTCAAACCCGACCACACCGTCGAACGCGTCGACGTGGTCAGCGGCGCGCGCCGCTCCGGCGTCGTCGAAATCCGCGAAGGCCTCAAGGCCGGCGAGCGCATCGTCGTCGACGGCACCGGCAAACTGCGTCCCGGCCTGAAGGTCGAAGACAGCGCCGCACCTGCGCCGGGCAACGCACCCGCAGCGGCGCCCGCTGACGCTCCGGCATCGGCACCGGCTGAAAAAGCCACCGACCCGGCCCCGGCCGGCACCGTCCGCAGCCCGGTCAGCGCCACCGCCGCACCTGCAGCCGCCACGGGCAGCGCCGGATGA
- a CDS encoding efflux RND transporter permease subunit: MKLSDISIQRPVFAVVMSLLLVVLGIMSFTRLTLRELPAIDPPIVSVSVDYTGASAAVIESRITQVLEDALAGIEGIDTINARSSNGRSQVSIEFTSNRDIEAAANDVRDAVSRVADRMPEEARPPEIAKVESDADPIIWFNMTSSSMNTLELSDYADRYVVDRFSSLDGVAQVRIGGRQRYAMRIWLDRDQLAARGLTVGDVETALRNENVELPAGRIESADRDFTLRVERNYVKPEDFATIPLGKGADGYVVRMGDVAKIELASSERRAYYRSNGEPGIGLGIVKTSTANSLDVARTARAEAERVGQTLPEGTHIFVAFDNTTFIEAAVDRVYATLVEAMLLVLVVIWLFLGSFRAALIPAVTVPVCLVAAFIALYAFGFSINLLTLLALVLCIGLVVDDAIVVVENVQRRIDLGEPPLVASKRGTAQVAFAVIATTAVLVAVFLPVGFLEGNTGRLFRELAVALASAVALSAFVSLTLTPMMASKLLKPHTGQAPKGLHGLINRNLDRVSASYGRVLDAHVGKIWIYVAVMVLSLAASALLLKVLPSELAPAEDRGSFQIMIDGPEGAGYDYTVGQVQEVEKIVAGFVGDDKPIVRANPRVPGGFGASEEMHTGRISVFLQPWRERTTDTPEVAAELQKSLDGIRGVRVRTQVGGGLVRSGGQPFQIVLGGPEYAEIAGWRDRMLERMAANPGLVGPDSDYKETRPQMRVNIDRQRAADLGVSVTAIGSALETMMGSRRVTTFVDNGEEYDVLVQAGREGRASPDDLAAIRVRANSGELVPLSNLVTLSEVAEAGNLNRFNRLRSITISAGLAPGYPLGEAIAWAQQTAREELPQHAQIDWKGESREYQNAGSAVLLTFAMALLVVYLVLAAQFESFIHPLVIMLTVPLGVLGALLGLYVSGGTINLFSQIGIVMLVGLAAKNGILIVEFANQLRDEGRDVHRAIVESCMVRLRPILMTSIATVVGAIPLVVAGGPGSASRGTIGIVVIFGVTVSTFLSLFVVPAFYALLAPYTRSPEAVARELEKQESETPSVGGHA, encoded by the coding sequence ATGAAGCTTTCCGACATTTCCATCCAGCGGCCGGTGTTCGCCGTCGTGATGAGCCTGCTGCTGGTGGTGCTCGGCATCATGTCGTTCACCCGCCTGACCCTGCGCGAACTGCCCGCCATCGACCCGCCGATCGTCTCGGTCTCGGTCGACTACACCGGCGCCTCTGCCGCCGTCATCGAAAGCCGCATCACCCAGGTGCTCGAAGACGCCCTGGCCGGTATCGAAGGCATCGATACCATCAACGCGCGCAGCTCCAACGGGCGCTCGCAGGTCAGCATCGAATTCACCTCCAACCGCGACATCGAAGCGGCCGCCAACGACGTCCGCGACGCCGTCAGCCGCGTCGCCGACCGCATGCCTGAAGAGGCACGCCCGCCGGAAATCGCCAAGGTCGAGAGCGACGCCGACCCGATCATCTGGTTCAACATGACCTCCTCCAGCATGAACACGCTGGAGCTGAGCGACTACGCCGACCGCTATGTGGTCGACCGCTTCTCCAGCCTCGACGGCGTCGCCCAGGTCCGCATCGGCGGCCGCCAGCGCTACGCCATGCGCATCTGGCTCGACCGCGACCAGCTCGCCGCGCGCGGCCTCACCGTCGGCGACGTCGAAACCGCACTGCGCAACGAGAACGTCGAACTGCCCGCCGGCCGCATCGAATCGGCCGACCGCGACTTCACCCTGCGCGTCGAACGCAATTATGTGAAGCCCGAAGACTTCGCCACCATCCCGCTCGGCAAGGGCGCCGACGGCTACGTCGTGCGCATGGGCGATGTCGCCAAGATCGAACTGGCCTCGTCCGAGCGGCGCGCCTATTACCGCAGCAACGGCGAACCCGGCATCGGCCTGGGCATCGTCAAGACCTCCACCGCCAACTCGCTCGACGTCGCCCGCACCGCGCGCGCCGAAGCCGAGCGGGTAGGGCAGACCTTGCCCGAAGGCACCCACATCTTCGTCGCCTTCGACAACACCACCTTCATCGAAGCCGCCGTCGACCGCGTCTACGCCACCCTGGTGGAAGCGATGCTGCTGGTGCTGGTGGTGATCTGGCTGTTCCTCGGCAGTTTCCGTGCCGCACTGATTCCCGCAGTAACCGTTCCGGTCTGCCTGGTCGCCGCCTTCATCGCGCTGTACGCCTTCGGCTTCTCGATCAACCTGCTCACCCTGCTGGCGCTGGTGCTGTGTATCGGCCTGGTGGTCGACGACGCCATCGTCGTGGTCGAAAACGTGCAACGGCGCATCGACCTTGGCGAACCGCCGCTGGTCGCCTCCAAACGCGGTACCGCGCAGGTGGCCTTCGCGGTCATCGCCACCACCGCCGTTCTGGTCGCTGTGTTCCTGCCGGTGGGCTTCCTGGAAGGCAACACCGGGCGCCTGTTCCGCGAACTGGCGGTCGCGCTGGCATCTGCCGTGGCGCTGTCGGCGTTCGTCTCGCTGACCCTCACCCCGATGATGGCCTCCAAGCTGCTCAAGCCGCACACCGGCCAGGCGCCGAAGGGCCTGCACGGGTTGATCAACCGCAACCTGGACCGCGTCTCGGCGTCTTACGGCCGAGTGCTGGACGCCCACGTCGGCAAGATCTGGATCTACGTCGCGGTGATGGTGCTGTCGCTGGCCGCCAGCGCGCTGCTGCTCAAAGTGCTGCCCTCCGAACTGGCCCCGGCCGAAGACCGCGGCTCGTTCCAGATCATGATCGACGGCCCGGAAGGCGCCGGCTACGACTACACCGTCGGCCAGGTGCAGGAAGTGGAGAAAATCGTGGCTGGCTTCGTCGGCGACGACAAACCCATCGTGCGCGCCAACCCGCGCGTGCCCGGCGGCTTCGGTGCCAGCGAAGAAATGCATACCGGCCGCATCAGCGTGTTCCTGCAGCCGTGGCGCGAACGCACCACCGATACCCCTGAAGTGGCCGCCGAACTGCAGAAGAGCCTGGACGGCATTCGCGGCGTGCGCGTGCGTACCCAGGTCGGTGGCGGCCTGGTCCGCAGTGGCGGCCAGCCGTTCCAGATCGTGCTGGGTGGCCCCGAATACGCGGAAATCGCCGGCTGGCGCGATCGCATGCTCGAACGCATGGCGGCCAATCCGGGCCTGGTCGGTCCGGATTCGGACTACAAGGAAACCCGCCCGCAGATGCGCGTCAACATCGACCGCCAGCGTGCGGCCGACCTCGGCGTCTCGGTCACCGCGATTGGTTCGGCGCTGGAAACCATGATGGGTTCGCGCCGCGTCACCACCTTCGTCGACAACGGCGAAGAGTACGACGTGCTGGTCCAGGCCGGCCGCGAAGGCCGCGCCAGCCCGGACGACCTCGCCGCCATCCGCGTGCGTGCCAACAGTGGCGAACTGGTGCCGCTGTCCAACCTGGTCACGCTCAGCGAAGTGGCCGAGGCAGGCAACCTCAACCGCTTCAACCGCCTGCGCTCGATCACCATCAGCGCCGGCCTGGCCCCGGGCTACCCGCTCGGTGAAGCCATTGCCTGGGCCCAGCAGACCGCCCGCGAAGAATTGCCGCAGCACGCGCAGATCGACTGGAAGGGCGAATCGCGCGAGTACCAGAACGCCGGCAGCGCCGTGCTGCTGACCTTCGCGATGGCGCTGCTGGTGGTGTACCTGGTGCTTGCCGCGCAGTTCGAAAGCTTCATCCACCCGCTGGTGATCATGCTGACCGTGCCGCTGGGCGTGCTCGGCGCGCTGCTCGGCCTGTACGTCAGCGGCGGCACCATCAACCTGTTCAGCCAGATCGGCATCGTCATGCTGGTCGGCCTGGCGGCGAAGAACGGCATCCTGATCGTCGAATTCGCCAACCAGCTGCGCGACGAAGGCCGCGACGTGCACCGCGCCATCGTCGAATCGTGCATGGTGCGCCTGCGCCCGATCCTGATGACCTCCATCGCCACCGTGGTCGGCGCGATCCCGCTGGTGGTCGCCGGCGGCCCGGGCTCTGCCAGCCGCGGCACCATCGGCATCGTGGTGATCTTCGGCGTCACCGTCTCCACCTTCCTCTCGCTGTTCGTCGTGCCGGCGTTCTACGCGCTGCTGGCGCCGTACACCCGTTCGCCGGAAGCGGTGGCGCGTGAGCTGGAGAAGCAGGAATCGGAAACGCCATCGGTCGGCGGCCATGCCTGA
- a CDS encoding TonB-dependent copper receptor, translating into MMLVSRSAGAVTRLSVSLSLALAALPLHAAERDDARTLDTMVVTATAPSSPLHWVTDPRLPRQPVPASDGADYLKTVPGFAAIRNGGTNGDPVLRGMFGSRLNIVSNEGNLIGACPSRMDNPLSYIAPETFDRLTIIKGPQSVRWGAGASAGTVRFERDTPRFDAPGIDLDASALVGSRNRNDQVLDLTAGASQGYVRVNGNRSEADDYKDGNGDVVPSKWRKWNSDVAVGWTPDADTVLELSAGTGDALARYAGRGMDGAAFKRTSYAARFERDNLPGAWDKLQANVYYNDADHVMDNYTLRDPNPDSSMPMPMASNVDRRTTGGRIASEWRWQDIAIVAGVDALDSRHRSRNGMGRNTYKLTPWSTDARQQNRGVFTEITLGEGTPQRWVGGLRIDRAEVTDERATRGMGMMPMPNPTAGQTRREDLGSGFLRFERDYSSALTAYAGLGHSERMPDYWELFSPDMGPAGSINAFSAVQPEKTTQLDIGLQYRDARMNAWVSAYAGRIQDYILFTYRDGGMMGSTAQASNVDARIAGAEAGAEFALGQGWKLGGTLAYAWGENRSDGGPLPQMPPLEARLSGGWEGQRWSAGALLRAVAHQHRVAEGEGNVVARDLGPSAGFATFALNAGYRFNDALKLSAGIDNLFDRAYSEHLNLAGSADFGFPADPVRINEPGRTLWMKVNYTY; encoded by the coding sequence ATGATGCTTGTTTCCCGCAGCGCGGGCGCAGTGACGCGCCTGTCTGTTTCGTTGTCCCTGGCGCTGGCCGCGCTACCCCTGCACGCCGCCGAACGCGACGATGCCCGCACCCTCGACACGATGGTGGTCACCGCCACCGCACCGTCCTCGCCGCTGCACTGGGTGACCGACCCACGCCTGCCGCGCCAGCCGGTCCCGGCCAGCGACGGGGCCGACTACCTCAAGACCGTTCCCGGCTTCGCCGCCATCCGCAACGGCGGCACCAATGGCGACCCGGTACTGCGCGGCATGTTCGGTTCGCGCCTGAACATCGTCAGCAATGAAGGCAACCTGATCGGTGCCTGTCCCTCGCGCATGGACAACCCGCTGTCCTACATCGCGCCGGAAACCTTCGACCGCCTCACCATCATCAAGGGCCCGCAGAGCGTGCGCTGGGGCGCAGGCGCCTCGGCCGGCACCGTGCGATTCGAGCGCGACACCCCGCGCTTCGACGCGCCCGGCATCGACCTCGACGCCAGCGCGCTGGTCGGCTCGCGCAACCGCAACGACCAGGTCCTCGACCTCACCGCCGGTGCTTCGCAGGGCTACGTACGGGTCAACGGCAACCGCTCCGAAGCCGACGACTACAAGGACGGCAACGGCGACGTGGTCCCCTCGAAATGGCGCAAGTGGAACAGCGACGTCGCCGTCGGCTGGACCCCGGACGCCGACACCGTGCTGGAACTCTCCGCCGGAACCGGCGATGCACTGGCACGTTACGCGGGTCGCGGCATGGACGGCGCCGCCTTCAAGCGCACCAGCTATGCCGCGCGTTTCGAACGCGACAACCTGCCGGGTGCGTGGGACAAGCTGCAGGCCAACGTCTACTACAACGACGCCGACCACGTCATGGACAACTACACCCTGCGCGATCCGAATCCGGACAGCAGCATGCCCATGCCGATGGCCTCCAACGTCGACCGCCGCACCACCGGCGGCCGCATCGCCTCGGAGTGGCGCTGGCAGGACATCGCCATCGTCGCTGGCGTCGATGCCCTGGACAGCCGCCACCGCAGCCGCAACGGCATGGGCCGCAATACCTACAAACTCACCCCCTGGTCCACCGACGCCCGCCAGCAGAATCGCGGCGTGTTCACCGAAATCACCCTGGGCGAAGGCACCCCGCAGCGCTGGGTGGGGGGCCTGCGCATCGACCGCGCCGAAGTCACCGACGAACGCGCCACCCGCGGCATGGGCATGATGCCGATGCCCAACCCCACCGCCGGCCAGACCCGACGCGAAGATCTCGGCAGCGGCTTCCTGCGGTTCGAGCGTGACTACAGCAGCGCCCTCACCGCATACGCCGGACTCGGCCACAGCGAGCGCATGCCCGACTACTGGGAGCTGTTCTCGCCGGACATGGGCCCGGCCGGCAGCATCAACGCCTTCAGCGCGGTGCAGCCGGAGAAAACCACCCAGCTCGACATCGGCCTGCAGTACCGCGACGCGCGCATGAACGCCTGGGTGTCCGCCTACGCCGGGCGCATCCAGGACTACATCCTGTTTACCTACCGCGACGGCGGCATGATGGGCAGCACCGCCCAGGCCAGCAACGTCGACGCCCGCATCGCCGGCGCCGAAGCCGGTGCCGAATTCGCGCTTGGCCAAGGCTGGAAGCTCGGCGGCACCCTGGCCTACGCCTGGGGCGAAAACCGCAGCGACGGCGGCCCGCTGCCGCAGATGCCGCCCCTCGAAGCGCGCCTGAGCGGCGGCTGGGAAGGCCAGCGCTGGAGCGCCGGCGCACTGCTGCGCGCAGTCGCCCACCAGCACCGCGTGGCAGAAGGCGAGGGTAACGTCGTCGCCCGCGACCTCGGCCCCAGCGCCGGCTTCGCCACATTCGCACTGAATGCCGGCTACCGGTTCAACGACGCGCTGAAGTTGAGCGCAGGCATCGACAACCTGTTCGACCGCGCCTACAGCGAACACCTCAACCTCGCCGGCAGCGCCGATTTCGGCTTCCCGGCAGACCCGGTCCGCATCAACGAGCCGGGCCGCACGCTGTGGATGAAGGTGAATTACACCTATTGA
- a CDS encoding TrmH family RNA methyltransferase, translating into MNDPWKNARRPSSRPPRATPLPPREGGTPPPPGRGNDELRLYGWNAVQALFERRPQALRKLYLAEALIPRLQPLLKWCVANRVGYRVVEEGDLNKLAATTHHEGVVADVLRAPMLSLAEWMADLPSDKPVLALWLDGVGNPHNFGAILRSAAHFGVAGLLLPPDSTLALSGAAARVAEGGAEAVPLVRLPALPQAMDELRAGGFGLAATLVEGGDNLFKATLPERLVYVMGAEGEGMDRALAQTCDLQVSIPGSGAVESLNVASATAVLLSHWYAQR; encoded by the coding sequence GTGAATGATCCCTGGAAGAACGCCCGCCGCCCGTCGTCGCGACCGCCGCGGGCCACCCCGCTGCCGCCGCGCGAAGGCGGCACCCCGCCACCGCCGGGGCGCGGCAATGACGAGCTGCGCCTGTACGGCTGGAATGCCGTGCAGGCCCTGTTCGAACGTCGGCCGCAGGCACTGCGCAAGCTGTACCTGGCCGAAGCGCTGATCCCGCGCCTGCAGCCGCTGCTGAAGTGGTGCGTGGCCAACCGCGTGGGTTACCGCGTGGTGGAAGAGGGCGACCTCAACAAGCTCGCCGCCACCACCCACCATGAAGGCGTGGTCGCCGACGTGCTGCGCGCGCCGATGCTGTCGCTGGCAGAGTGGATGGCCGACCTGCCCAGCGACAAGCCGGTGCTGGCGCTGTGGCTGGACGGCGTGGGCAACCCGCACAACTTCGGCGCGATCCTGCGTTCGGCCGCGCACTTCGGCGTGGCCGGCCTGCTGTTGCCGCCCGATTCCACCCTGGCATTGTCCGGTGCGGCCGCGCGCGTCGCAGAAGGCGGTGCCGAAGCGGTTCCGCTGGTGCGGCTGCCAGCGTTGCCACAGGCGATGGACGAACTGCGCGCCGGCGGCTTTGGCCTCGCGGCCACGCTGGTGGAAGGTGGCGACAACCTGTTCAAGGCCACGCTGCCGGAACGGCTGGTGTACGTGATGGGCGCCGAAGGCGAGGGCATGGACCGCGCGTTGGCGCAGACCTGCGACCTGCAGGTGTCCATCCCCGGCAGCGGTGCGGTGGAAAGTCTGAACGTTGCGTCGGCAACAGCGGTGTTGTTGTCGCACTGGTACGCACAACGGTAA